One segment of Marvinbryantia formatexigens DSM 14469 DNA contains the following:
- a CDS encoding response regulator transcription factor, whose amino-acid sequence MKQILIVEDDSFLNKMLDYNLTADGYGVTSALNARTAADAIRQREFDLVLLDINLPDGNGFELCKLIKPQHPDTIVIFLTANDQESDQIRGYEVGAVDYITKPFVIGALQRKIKAMFAMLEHHKPAKDIYDDGRLFLDFSEQTASLNGKPLTLSPMEYKMLNLFRKNPRQVLTRGQLLEKLWDIDERFVDEHTLTTSISRIRSKIEADGGAPYIKTVYGMGYQWTGGEAK is encoded by the coding sequence ATGAAGCAGATTTTAATTGTCGAGGACGACAGTTTTTTGAATAAGATGTTAGACTATAACCTGACCGCAGACGGCTACGGCGTGACTTCTGCCCTAAATGCCAGAACCGCAGCCGACGCCATCCGCCAGCGGGAATTTGATTTAGTGCTGCTGGACATCAACCTGCCGGACGGGAACGGTTTTGAGCTGTGCAAGCTGATAAAGCCCCAGCACCCGGACACCATCGTAATATTCCTGACCGCCAACGATCAGGAGAGCGACCAGATACGGGGCTATGAGGTGGGTGCGGTGGACTACATCACAAAGCCTTTTGTGATTGGGGCCTTGCAGCGGAAAATCAAAGCCATGTTCGCCATGCTGGAACACCACAAACCGGCCAAGGACATTTACGACGACGGGCGGCTGTTTCTGGACTTCTCGGAGCAGACGGCTTCCTTAAATGGCAAGCCCCTGACCCTATCCCCGATGGAGTACAAAATGCTGAACCTGTTCCGCAAAAATCCCCGGCAAGTGCTGACCCGTGGGCAGCTTTTGGAAAAGCTGTGGGATATAGACGAAAGGTTTGTGGACGAACACACCCTGACAACCTCCATCAGCCGGATTCGCAGCAAGATCGAAGCCGACGGCGGCGCGCCCTACATCAAGACCGTTTACGGCATGGGCTATCAATGGACGGGAGGCGAGGCAAAATGA
- a CDS encoding sensor histidine kinase, producing MKFQNLSVKRLFGRVAIGLVLSMSGITIALFLVTKQIAVLLTGGALLLCALVGIFVLTQAFGKRLSQFTADLCQTLDHMIAGNEAPQRPEDSETQLARIGHRLARLYQIMQENRRRVDEERQELQTLVSDISHQVKTPVSNLKMATDTLLEKPMTEAERTDFIRGIRSQTDKLDFLFQALVKTSRLETGVIQLDKKLSRLFDTVAQAMSGIVYAAEKKEIAVSVDCPEDLTVSHDSKWTSEALFNLLDNAVKYTPAGGKIAVSVVLWEMYVEIKVTDTGKGISESNQAAIFRRFYREEEVHEQQGVGIGLYLAREIVTRQGGYIKVVSEPGKGSEFSIMLPTK from the coding sequence ATGAAGTTTCAAAACCTCTCGGTAAAGCGGCTGTTTGGCCGGGTGGCAATAGGGCTTGTCCTCTCCATGTCCGGGATTACCATAGCCCTGTTTCTTGTGACAAAACAGATTGCGGTGCTGCTGACGGGCGGGGCGCTGCTGCTGTGCGCCCTTGTGGGGATTTTTGTACTGACGCAGGCGTTTGGAAAGCGGCTGTCGCAGTTTACCGCTGACCTGTGCCAGACTTTAGACCACATGATCGCTGGGAATGAAGCGCCCCAGCGCCCAGAGGACAGCGAAACCCAGCTTGCCAGAATCGGACACCGGCTGGCAAGGCTTTACCAGATCATGCAGGAGAACCGCCGCCGGGTGGACGAGGAACGGCAGGAGTTACAGACCCTTGTATCGGATATTTCCCATCAGGTGAAAACGCCGGTAAGCAATCTGAAAATGGCGACGGACACCCTGCTGGAAAAGCCTATGACCGAGGCGGAGCGCACCGACTTTATCCGGGGAATCCGCAGCCAGACGGATAAGCTGGACTTTCTCTTTCAGGCCCTTGTGAAAACCTCCCGTCTGGAAACAGGCGTGATCCAGTTGGACAAGAAGCTGAGCCGCCTCTTTGATACCGTGGCGCAGGCCATGAGTGGGATCGTGTATGCAGCGGAGAAAAAGGAAATCGCCGTGTCTGTGGACTGCCCGGAGGATTTGACCGTTTCCCATGACAGCAAGTGGACATCCGAAGCCCTCTTTAACTTGTTGGACAATGCGGTGAAGTACACCCCGGCGGGCGGGAAAATCGCTGTGTCGGTGGTGCTGTGGGAAATGTATGTGGAGATCAAAGTGACCGACACCGGCAAGGGCATTTCCGAAAGCAATCAGGCTGCCATCTTCCGGCGCTTCTATCGTGAGGAAGAAGTACACGAACAGCAGGGCGTGGGCATTGGCCTGTATCTGGCCCGCGAGATTGTAACGCGGCAGGGCGGCTATATCAAAGTGGTTTCGGAGCCGGGCAAGGGTTCAGAATTTTCCATTATGCTGCCTACAAAATAG
- a CDS encoding ABC transporter ATP-binding protein, which yields MSILQTIDLKKYYGTEPNITRALDGVNFSVNDGEFVAVVGTSGSGKSTLLHMMGGLDTPTSGNVIVRDKELSKMNDEQLTIFRRRNIGFIFQNYNLVPILNVYENIVLPVELDGDTVDQKFLDEIVYLLGLEDKLKNMPNNLSGGQQQRVAIARALITKPAIVLADEPTGNLDSKTSAEVLGLIKRTSAEFRQTVVMITHNNDIARLADRIVRIEDGKIVE from the coding sequence ATGAGCATTTTACAGACTATCGACCTGAAAAAGTATTACGGTACAGAGCCGAACATTACCCGCGCCCTTGACGGCGTGAACTTCTCCGTAAATGACGGCGAATTTGTGGCCGTTGTGGGAACCTCCGGCAGCGGCAAGTCTACCCTGCTTCACATGATGGGCGGGCTGGACACCCCTACTTCCGGCAATGTGATTGTCCGGGACAAAGAGCTGTCGAAAATGAACGACGAACAGCTCACCATCTTCCGCCGCCGCAACATCGGCTTTATCTTCCAGAACTATAACCTTGTTCCGATCCTGAATGTGTATGAGAACATTGTCCTGCCGGTGGAGCTGGACGGGGACACGGTGGATCAGAAGTTTTTGGACGAGATCGTTTACCTGCTGGGGCTGGAAGATAAACTGAAAAATATGCCGAACAATCTTTCCGGCGGACAGCAGCAGCGTGTGGCGATTGCCCGCGCCCTGATTACCAAACCGGCTATCGTGCTGGCCGACGAACCGACCGGCAACCTTGACAGCAAGACCAGTGCCGAGGTGCTGGGGCTTATCAAGCGCACCAGTGCGGAGTTCCGGCAAACTGTCGTGATGATTACCCACAACAACGACATTGCCCGCCTTGCAGATCGGATTGTCCGCATTGAGGACGGCAAGATTGTGGAGTAA
- a CDS encoding FtsX-like permease family protein: MTWPFENDTSAIVKRISNRSISANRKRNIFIVLTIALASALLSAIVLYGFGVMQETQNRNQKTAQIMYHAISEQQGQELYKQEEIAWVGEFFNAFSEQVNHSTVNFTYANADMLKSQSMPYSGDLPASENEIVVQESFLDSLGYSNELGQTIQIPFSDGTTHDFKLTGILDVKTGDIGRYTAIISKELVRQQYGDEGMIDYYIGLKGAQNMSEEEATNYANTLAQELEISDDSVIVRSTYFNLKDENHGSDMLFYFLIGFVTFIGSGIVIYSIFYISVASSIRNYGQLRTIGTTKRQIKKMVYREGKLLAAIAIPIGLVIGNVIGYFLIPAGWYWLTTLCVTAGVGLFAFIIVMIAIHTPVKRAAAVSPLEALRYSDYQGKMKESSVLHRKITPASLAKMNLSRQKAKSTLTILSLSLGGVLVVLISTMLVSYDGVAEARGRAFPVGEFNIQLNANQSWDTAGISLSGLQQKNFLNADFVNAVESIDGVTGIKRWYYTDAEYRVNGNSGKWIQGFCRDEQQNLEKERIAGTTDYDELVAGNGIVLLQERADFYDIEAALGDTVEVDYKTESGQIRSKTYTVMGIVNEYSYSGFSKCFALPEQFMNEATGIDCTGTISVITDMEKYDTVEAALNQLIDGNSDLVMETIKESITYYSGLQQLSFGVLLIVAVIVVCFSLINLVNTTITNFLSRRQEIGMLQAIGLSKKQLIKMLCYEGLMYSVFATLVTLVLGTGLGFLSVQVVVKTMNPYFHYSFPWLIVLIYLAILLIVQFTLISYTTGNLKKQSLVEQIRTME, from the coding sequence ATGACATGGCCTTTTGAAAATGATACCAGCGCCATAGTAAAGCGCATATCAAACCGCAGTATATCGGCAAATCGAAAAAGAAATATCTTTATTGTTTTGACGATTGCACTTGCCAGCGCATTGCTATCTGCTATTGTCCTCTATGGCTTTGGGGTTATGCAGGAAACGCAGAACCGCAACCAAAAAACAGCGCAGATTATGTATCATGCGATTTCTGAACAACAGGGACAGGAACTATACAAGCAAGAAGAAATTGCGTGGGTTGGGGAATTTTTTAACGCATTTTCTGAACAGGTAAACCATTCAACCGTGAATTTTACTTATGCAAATGCAGATATGCTAAAATCCCAAAGTATGCCCTATTCGGGAGATTTACCAGCTTCGGAGAATGAAATTGTAGTGCAAGAATCCTTTTTGGATAGTTTGGGCTATTCAAATGAATTGGGACAGACAATTCAAATCCCCTTTTCTGACGGCACTACCCATGATTTCAAATTGACGGGAATCTTAGATGTGAAAACCGGCGATATTGGGCGCTATACAGCCATTATATCGAAAGAATTAGTAAGACAGCAGTATGGCGACGAGGGCATGATTGATTATTACATTGGGCTGAAAGGCGCTCAAAATATGAGCGAGGAAGAAGCCACCAACTATGCAAACACTCTGGCACAGGAATTAGAAATTTCCGATGATAGTGTGATTGTCCGTTCCACATATTTTAACTTAAAGGACGAAAATCACGGAAGCGATATGCTGTTCTATTTCTTGATCGGTTTTGTAACTTTCATTGGTTCCGGCATTGTGATCTATTCGATTTTTTATATTTCAGTAGCAAGCAGTATCCGTAACTATGGACAGCTTCGCACAATCGGAACTACAAAACGACAGATCAAAAAGATGGTTTACCGCGAGGGAAAATTACTTGCTGCCATTGCTATCCCGATTGGTCTGGTTATTGGAAATGTGATTGGGTACTTCCTGATTCCTGCCGGTTGGTACTGGCTGACTACTTTATGTGTGACGGCCGGGGTTGGCCTTTTTGCATTTATTATTGTGATGATTGCCATTCATACTCCTGTAAAAAGAGCTGCGGCAGTATCTCCGCTGGAAGCATTGCGATATTCCGATTATCAGGGGAAGATGAAAGAAAGTTCCGTGTTGCACCGTAAAATAACGCCTGCTTCACTTGCTAAAATGAATCTGTCCAGACAAAAGGCAAAGTCCACTTTAACAATACTTTCTCTTTCACTCGGCGGAGTATTGGTTGTATTGATTTCGACAATGTTAGTTTCCTATGATGGCGTTGCAGAGGCAAGAGGCAGGGCTTTCCCTGTCGGTGAATTTAACATTCAGCTCAACGCAAATCAATCGTGGGACACTGCTGGTATTTCTTTGTCTGGATTGCAGCAAAAGAATTTTCTAAATGCCGATTTTGTAAATGCAGTAGAATCTATTGATGGGGTTACAGGAATCAAGCGCTGGTATTACACGGACGCAGAATATCGTGTAAATGGTAATTCTGGAAAATGGATTCAGGGCTTTTGCCGAGATGAACAGCAGAATTTGGAGAAAGAGCGAATTGCGGGAACGACTGATTATGATGAACTGGTGGCAGGCAATGGAATTGTCTTGCTTCAAGAGCGTGCCGATTTCTATGATATTGAGGCCGCGTTGGGTGATACCGTCGAAGTGGACTATAAAACCGAATCCGGCCAAATTCGCTCAAAGACCTATACCGTCATGGGCATTGTAAACGAATATTCTTACTCCGGCTTCTCAAAATGCTTTGCGCTTCCGGAGCAGTTTATGAATGAAGCGACCGGGATAGATTGCACAGGTACGATTTCCGTAATTACCGATATGGAAAAATATGATACGGTTGAAGCTGCATTAAATCAACTGATAGACGGAAATAGCGATTTGGTTATGGAAACCATAAAAGAAAGTATCACTTATTATAGCGGACTTCAACAACTTTCTTTCGGAGTATTGTTGATCGTGGCTGTTATTGTCGTGTGCTTTTCTTTAATCAACCTTGTCAATACGACAATCACAAACTTTCTGTCCCGCAGGCAGGAAATTGGAATGTTACAGGCGATTGGTTTGAGTAAAAAGCAGCTTATCAAAATGCTGTGCTATGAGGGGTTGATGTATTCAGTTTTTGCTACGCTGGTAACATTGGTTTTAGGGACTGGACTGGGCTTCCTATCCGTACAGGTAGTTGTGAAAACGATGAATCCATACTTTCACTATTCATTTCCGTGGCTGATCGTATTGATATATTTAGCAATCCTGCTGATTGTGCAATTCACCTTGATTTCTTACACAACTGGAAATCTGAAAAAGCAATCTCTTGTTGAGCAAATCAGGACGATGGAATAG
- a CDS encoding ABC transporter ATP-binding protein: MSILQTINLKKYYGTEPNITRALDGVNFSVEDGEFVAVVGTSGSGKSTLLHMMGGLDTPTSGNVIVRDKELSKMNDEQLTIFRRRNIGFIFQNYNLVPILNVYENIVLPVELDGDTVDQKFLDEIVHLLGLEDKLKNMPNNLSGGQQQRVAIARALITKPAIVLADEPTGNLDSKTSAEVLGLIKRTSAEFRQTVVMITHNNDIARLADRIVRIEDGKIVE, translated from the coding sequence ATGAGCATTTTACAGACTATCAACCTGAAAAAGTATTACGGCACAGAGCCGAATATCACCCGCGCCCTTGATGGCGTGAACTTCTCCGTGGAGGACGGCGAGTTTGTGGCCGTTGTGGGAACCTCCGGCAGCGGCAAGTCCACCCTGCTTCACATGATGGGCGGGCTGGACACCCCTACTTCCGGCAATGTGATTGTCCGGGACAAAGAGCTGTCGAAAATGAACGACGAACAGCTCACCATCTTCCGCCGCCGCAACATCGGCTTTATCTTCCAGAACTATAACCTTGTTCCCATCCTGAATGTGTATGAGAACATCGTCCTGCCGGTGGAGCTGGACGGGGACACGGTGGATCAGAAGTTTTTGGACGAGATCGTTCACCTGCTGGGACTGGAAGATAAACTGAAAAATATGCCGAACAATCTTTCCGGCGGACAGCAGCAGCGTGTGGCGATTGCCCGCGCCTTGATTACCAAACCGGCTATTGTGCTGGCCGACGAGCCGACCGGCAACCTTGACAGTAAGACCAGCGCCGAGGTGCTGGGGCTTATCAAGCGCACCAGTGCAGAGTTCCGGCAAACTGTTGTGATGATTACCCACAACAACGACATAGCCCGCCTTGCAGATCGGATTGTCCGCATTGAGGACGGAAAAATTGTGGAGTAA
- a CDS encoding ABC transporter permease, which produces MTWPFENDTSTIIKKLAKADLKEHKLKTLITAIIIVIATCLMATVFSILVNDALKQSTQAPYHAMFRAVSEDTKNKLQTDNDFETVGVYKTFGNIVNSDGRTDLAYMDDSAMSFLGFELMDGNLPQSNTEVLVSETYLSIHKLVLGDSFSFEYVDTLTNELKENTFTVCGIIQNKTQEKGKQFYILTSDRFRTEYAQQYSELSLTYSTQTASTVDVLVSLNSEKADMSPDTQKDFLKSKGEAEGIKDFDIILNDRYIDGIYIDGAVAVGIVFFAIFIMFASSFVIYSIFYISIVNSMPMYAQFISLGTTKKQLRYFLKMQGNLLALRFIPLGALISILIVVILSGVRWLLYDMAIVLLSGFLIFAVIKFALRKPAKLLAKTSPIEAMKFQGEKAGQGHKTLKRITPNTLAQSNLKMNQKKNRMSIISLSISGTLMIALAILISSINLPAMLRQSYPLDEDFQIGIQMDNFYERFPTIIQDNPLSEDLQAQIYKIPGVEKIVLDGCVVGRLVESKVVYDSPEDNLETVNSLSPELVANASELVDGTINYDEVGLDGMVVNKYRTDRSDTNYGDLKIGDTLLFHFDVAGQTIEKTFTVAGIAYFPSTGLFYCTSEAIAELSPYNNTSHLSVFCDPDYKESVQDGIMALISGNPNLRLKIYDEEFSTIRGFIKATTSSLYGISAFVILFGLLNMVNMLISSAIVRKREFALLQAVGMTNQQLRKMLYREGMSISVKSAILATFFGVTVGVLLCYLANKVLALKFILFEFNIFPILLFSILLVGLQICISYGVSRSIEKDTLVERLRTE; this is translated from the coding sequence ATGACATGGCCTTTTGAGAATGACACCAGCACTATTATAAAGAAACTGGCGAAAGCTGACCTAAAGGAACATAAGCTCAAGACTTTAATCACTGCAATTATTATTGTAATTGCGACTTGCCTAATGGCAACCGTCTTTTCGATTTTAGTAAATGACGCACTAAAACAATCCACACAAGCACCTTATCATGCTATGTTTCGCGCTGTGAGCGAAGATACGAAAAACAAGTTACAGACCGATAATGATTTTGAAACAGTTGGTGTTTACAAAACTTTTGGTAATATTGTGAACAGTGATGGGCGCACTGATCTGGCATACATGGATGATTCGGCAATGTCCTTTTTGGGCTTTGAACTGATGGATGGAAACCTACCGCAAAGCAACACAGAGGTACTTGTATCTGAAACTTATCTGTCTATTCACAAATTGGTATTAGGTGATTCATTTTCCTTTGAATATGTAGACACCTTGACAAACGAATTGAAAGAAAACACATTTACTGTTTGCGGCATTATCCAAAACAAAACGCAGGAAAAAGGAAAACAGTTTTATATTCTGACCTCTGATCGTTTCCGCACAGAATATGCACAACAGTACAGCGAGCTTTCTTTAACTTACAGCACACAAACTGCCTCGACTGTTGATGTATTAGTTTCACTTAATTCGGAAAAAGCCGATATGAGTCCTGACACTCAAAAAGATTTCTTAAAAAGTAAGGGTGAAGCCGAAGGTATTAAAGATTTTGACATCATACTAAATGACAGATATATTGATGGAATCTATATTGATGGTGCTGTGGCGGTCGGTATTGTCTTTTTTGCGATATTCATTATGTTCGCCAGCAGCTTTGTAATTTACAGTATTTTTTATATTTCCATTGTCAATTCGATGCCTATGTATGCCCAGTTTATTTCATTAGGGACGACGAAAAAACAGTTGCGTTACTTTTTGAAAATGCAGGGGAATTTACTGGCATTACGGTTTATCCCTTTGGGAGCATTGATTTCTATTTTGATTGTAGTTATTCTCTCCGGGGTACGATGGCTTTTATATGATATGGCGATTGTTTTATTGTCTGGATTCTTGATTTTTGCTGTTATCAAGTTCGCTTTGAGAAAGCCGGCGAAACTTCTTGCCAAAACTTCTCCTATTGAAGCAATGAAATTTCAAGGGGAAAAGGCCGGACAAGGACACAAAACATTGAAGCGGATTACACCAAACACTTTGGCGCAAAGCAACCTGAAAATGAATCAGAAGAAAAACCGTATGTCAATTATTTCATTGAGCATTAGTGGAACCTTGATGATTGCATTAGCTATCCTTATTTCTTCCATCAATCTTCCGGCTATGTTGCGACAAAGCTATCCATTAGACGAGGATTTCCAGATTGGCATACAGATGGATAACTTTTATGAGCGTTTTCCGACTATCATTCAAGACAATCCTCTATCAGAGGATTTGCAGGCACAAATATATAAAATTCCCGGCGTAGAAAAGATTGTATTGGATGGATGTGTCGTGGGCCGCTTAGTAGAATCAAAAGTTGTCTACGATTCGCCAGAGGACAATTTAGAAACTGTAAACAGTCTATCACCAGAACTTGTTGCTAATGCAAGTGAACTTGTGGACGGTACAATCAATTATGATGAAGTCGGTCTGGATGGCATGGTTGTCAATAAATACCGTACAGATCGAAGTGATACAAACTATGGCGATTTGAAAATTGGAGATACACTATTATTCCATTTTGATGTTGCCGGACAAACCATTGAAAAAACTTTTACCGTTGCCGGGATTGCTTACTTCCCATCAACAGGGTTGTTCTATTGTACCAGCGAAGCAATAGCAGAACTTTCCCCTTATAATAATACATCACATTTATCCGTTTTTTGCGACCCGGATTATAAGGAATCTGTTCAAGATGGGATCATGGCGCTTATAAGCGGAAATCCGAATTTGAGGCTCAAAATTTACGATGAAGAATTTTCTACAATTAGAGGATTCATAAAGGCAACCACAAGCAGTCTGTACGGTATCTCTGCATTTGTAATTCTTTTCGGGCTATTAAATATGGTGAATATGCTAATCAGCAGCGCTATTGTCCGTAAACGGGAATTTGCTCTTTTGCAGGCAGTCGGAATGACAAATCAGCAACTAAGAAAAATGCTTTACCGAGAGGGAATGAGCATTAGTGTAAAGTCTGCAATATTGGCAACCTTTTTTGGCGTTACAGTAGGTGTCCTGCTATGTTATTTGGCAAATAAGGTATTGGCCCTGAAATTTATCCTTTTTGAGTTTAATATATTCCCGATTCTTTTATTCTCCATTTTGCTTGTTGGATTGCAGATTTGCATTAGCTATGGGGTTAGCCGATCCATTGAGAAAGATACTTTGGTGGAACGGTTGAGAACGGAATAG
- a CDS encoding GntR family transcriptional regulator, with product MKLIISNVSGVPIYEQIKQQIKAAILSGDLQAEETLPSLRTLAKDLKISVLTVTKAYTELEQEGFVKNVQGRGCFVMGSGSELIKEQLICKVENNLTEAIKAARMANLSTEELHRLLDILTEVKTDD from the coding sequence ATGAAACTGATTATTTCAAATGTATCTGGCGTCCCCATATACGAGCAGATTAAACAGCAGATCAAGGCGGCTATTTTATCTGGCGATCTTCAAGCCGAAGAAACTTTGCCTTCCCTTAGAACACTTGCCAAAGACTTAAAGATCAGCGTCTTAACAGTGACAAAGGCATACACAGAATTAGAGCAAGAGGGCTTTGTTAAAAATGTGCAGGGGCGCGGATGTTTCGTAATGGGGTCTGGTTCAGAACTGATTAAGGAGCAGCTTATTTGCAAAGTAGAAAACAATCTCACCGAAGCAATAAAAGCTGCAAGAATGGCAAATCTATCCACAGAGGAATTACATCGCCTTTTGGACATTTTAACGGAGGTAAAAACAGATGACTAA
- a CDS encoding ABC transporter ATP-binding protein, which produces MTNYLEVTNLSKSFDSFQLHNISFTLPKGYIMGLIGPNGSGKTTTIKLILNMLKRTGGTVKVMGLDNIAEEQKVKSELGVVFDTNYFSDDWKVSQVEKSISVFYPNWDSQKFVDMLRKFHIAPTKKVKELSKGMQMKLMLACAFSYDAKLLILDEPTSGLDPVSRDELLKILSEYIEDGEHSVLFSTHITGDLERAADYITYISYGELFFTGSKDDFVDMFRIVKGGIEELSDDLKNKAAGIRTFPTGFEALMKTEDINGFSNLTVEPATIDEIVVFTSKKGDDYE; this is translated from the coding sequence ATGACTAATTATTTAGAGGTAACGAACCTTTCAAAATCTTTTGATTCTTTTCAGCTTCACAATATCAGCTTTACTTTGCCAAAGGGATATATTATGGGCTTGATCGGCCCGAATGGTTCTGGCAAAACAACGACAATCAAACTGATTTTGAATATGCTCAAGCGCACCGGCGGCACAGTCAAAGTGATGGGGCTGGATAATATCGCAGAAGAACAAAAAGTAAAATCAGAGCTGGGCGTTGTTTTCGATACAAATTATTTCAGTGATGATTGGAAAGTGTCGCAGGTTGAAAAATCCATTTCGGTATTTTATCCAAATTGGGACAGCCAGAAATTTGTGGATATGTTACGGAAATTTCACATTGCACCAACCAAAAAGGTAAAAGAACTTTCCAAAGGTATGCAGATGAAGTTAATGCTTGCCTGTGCGTTTTCATACGACGCCAAACTGTTGATCCTCGACGAGCCGACCAGTGGACTTGATCCGGTTTCCAGAGATGAACTTTTGAAAATTCTTTCAGAGTATATTGAAGATGGCGAGCATAGTGTTTTGTTCTCCACCCATATCACAGGCGATTTGGAGCGTGCAGCCGATTATATTACCTACATCAGTTATGGCGAGTTGTTCTTTACTGGCAGCAAAGATGATTTTGTAGATATGTTCCGCATTGTAAAAGGTGGAATTGAGGAACTGTCCGATGATCTGAAAAATAAGGCGGCTGGTATTCGTACATTCCCTACGGGATTTGAGGCTCTGATGAAAACCGAAGATATTAACGGTTTCTCCAACCTGACTGTTGAGCCTGCCACTATTGATGAAATTGTAGTGTTTACAAGCAAGAAAGGTGACGATTATGAGTAA
- a CDS encoding ABC-2 transporter permease has translation MSNILKSTKLDIALVKPYFKTICFTLLLPIVFAAINRSLLTGVSFAMCFIAMTTGYTFSITEKNSMDRLFGILPVRKSELVIGRYVFVLAMGLLSLIISLIAQPLVLKVLGETVGVFDIVTAAIAGVFLFALYTVFQIPGYYKYGSIKGRVFMYIPVAGFLVTLLLLSKMPAIGKSIISVVESSPILLVFLAVFAIVVMYAVSIFLSIRIMKNKEM, from the coding sequence ATGAGTAATATTTTGAAATCCACAAAATTAGATATTGCATTGGTAAAACCATATTTTAAGACGATTTGCTTTACCCTGCTTCTGCCGATTGTGTTTGCCGCAATCAACCGTTCTTTGCTGACAGGGGTATCATTTGCTATGTGCTTTATTGCCATGACGACGGGATATACCTTTTCCATCACAGAAAAAAACAGTATGGATCGTCTGTTTGGTATTTTACCTGTTCGGAAAAGCGAGCTTGTGATCGGACGCTATGTTTTCGTCCTTGCAATGGGGCTTCTTTCCTTGATTATTTCTTTGATTGCACAGCCGCTTGTCTTGAAAGTGCTGGGTGAAACAGTTGGCGTATTTGACATTGTAACTGCCGCTATTGCAGGAGTATTCTTATTTGCACTCTATACTGTGTTCCAGATTCCGGGATATTACAAGTACGGCTCAATCAAAGGACGGGTATTTATGTATATTCCAGTGGCCGGTTTTTTGGTGACTTTACTTCTTCTCTCTAAAATGCCAGCCATCGGGAAATCAATTATTTCAGTCGTTGAATCTTCTCCGATACTTCTCGTTTTCCTTGCGGTTTTTGCTATTGTCGTGATGTATGCGGTTTCGATCTTCTTGTCCATTCGGATTATGAAGAACAAAGAAATGTGA
- a CDS encoding cysteine-rich KTR domain-containing protein codes for MEKTEFIRCPVCGNKTRDKIREDTVLKNFPLFCPKCKSECLIDIEQFHITVIKAPDAQPQSR; via the coding sequence ATGGAGAAAACAGAGTTCATCCGCTGCCCAGTCTGCGGGAATAAAACACGCGACAAAATTCGGGAAGATACCGTACTTAAAAATTTTCCTCTCTTTTGTCCAAAATGCAAAAGTGAATGTCTAATCGACATTGAACAATTCCATATAACCGTTATCAAAGCGCCAGACGCACAGCCGCAGAGCCGATAA